One Channa argus isolate prfri chromosome 15, Channa argus male v1.0, whole genome shotgun sequence DNA segment encodes these proteins:
- the gys1 gene encoding glycogen [starch] synthase, muscle gives MPLARSLSVTSLSGLEEWDEEFDVEDAVLFEIAWEVANKVGGIYTVIQTKARLTSEEWGENYFLVGPYVESNVRTQVELIEPTNPVLKRTIDKMNSCGCKVYFGRWLIEGSPYVILIDVGFTAWSLDRWKTELWDLCNIGVPWFDREANDAVLFGFLTAWLLGEYAAQSEEPPHIVAQFHEWLAGLGLVLCRHRQLSVATIFTTHATLLGRYLCAGNVDFYNNLAEFNVDKEAGDRQIYHRYCLERAAAHCAHVFTTVSQITAIEAEHLLKRKPDIITPNGLNVKKFSAVHEFQNLHAQSKNRIQEFVRGHFYGHLDFNLDKCLFLFIAGRYEFSNKGADIFLEALARLNYLLRVNHSDVTVIAFFIMPARTNNFNVETLKGQAVRKQLWDTAQTVKERFGKKLYDSLLVGQLPDVSKILDKDDFTIMKRAIFATQRQCLPPVCTHNMLEDSSDPILNCVRRIGLFNSSADRVKIIFHPEFLSSTSPLLPMDYEDFVRGCHLGVFPSYYEPWGYTPAECTVMGIPSISTNLSGFGCFMEEHIADPSAYGIYILDRRFRGIDESCNQLTSFLFQFCKQSRRQRIIQRNRTERLSDLLDWRYLGRYYIAARHMALAKAFPDTYIYELHEPTSTSGFRYPRPASVPPSPSLSRHSSPHHSEAEDNDEEERYDEDLEAEKDRVNIRQPYTTPFKNKSSAVHGANGNSDEVTGEKN, from the exons ATGCCGCTGGCTCGCAGCCTGTCTGTCACGTCCCTCTCAGGACTGGAGGAGTGGGACGAGGAGTTTGATGTGGAGGATGCTGTTCTTTTCGAAATCGCCTGGGAGGTCGCTAACAAAG TTGGAGGCATCTACACTGTCATCCAAACCAAAGCTCGCCTGACCTCGGAGGAATGGGGGGAGAACTATTTCCTGGTTGGTCCCTACGTGGAGAGCAATGTGCGCACTCAGGTGGAGCTGATCGAGCCCACTAACCCCGTGCTGAAAAGAACCATTGACAAGATGAACTCCTGTGGTTGTAAG GTTTACTTTGGGCGCTGGCTTATTGAGGGCAGTCCCTATGTAATTCTGATTGATGTTGGGTTCACCGCCTGGTCTCTGGACCGCTGGAAGACTGAACTGTGGGACCTCTGCAACATCGGAGTGCCTTGGTTCGACCGTGAGGCCAACgatgctgtgctgtttggtttTCTAACAGCTTGGCTTCTGGGAGAG TATGCAGCCCAGAGTGAGGAGCCTCCACATATTGTTGCCCAGTTCCATGAGTGGTTGGCCGGGCTCGGCCTGGTGTTATGTAGACATAGACAGCTGTCTGTCGCGACTATCTTTACCACCCATGCTACACTGCTGGGACGGTACCTTTGTGCTGGAAATGTGGATTTTTATAACAATCTTGCAGAG TTCAATGTGGATAAAGAAGCGGGCGATAGACAAATCTACCACCGTTACTGTTTGGAGCGAGCGGCTGCTCATTGTGCTCATGTCTTCACCACTGTGTCGCAAATTACAGCTATTGAGGCAGAGCACCTGCTCAAAAGGAAACCAG ACATCATCACTCCCAACGGACTCAATGTGAAGAAGTTCTCAGCCGTGCACGAGTTCCAAAACCTCCACGCTCAGAGCAAGAATCGGATTCAGGAGTTTGTCAGGGGGCACTTCTATGG GCACCTTGACTTCAACCTGGACAAGTGTTTGTTCCTCTTCATAGCTGGGAGGTACGAGTTTTCCAACAAAGGAGCAGACATCTTCTTGGAGGCTTTGGCCAGACTGAACTATCTGCTGAGA GTCAACCACAGTGATGTGACTGTCATTGCATTCTTCATCATGCCAGCGCGAACAAACAACTTCAACGTAGAGACCTTGAAGGGCCAGGCAGTCAGAAAACAGCTCTG GGACACTGCTCAAACTGTGAAGGAACGCTTTGGAAAAAAGCTTTATGATTCGCTCCTAGT TGGGCAGCTGCCAGATGTGTCAAAAATCCTGGACAAAGACGATTTCACCATAATGAAGCGTGCCATCTTTGCAACCCAGAGGCAGTGCTTGCCTCCAGTGTGCACCCATAACATGCTGGAGGACAGCAGCGACCCCATCCTTAACTGTGTCCGCCGTATTGGCCTTTTCAACAGCTCTGCTGACCGTGTCAAG ATTATCTTCCATCCAGAGTTCCTGTCATCCACTTCTCCTCTGCTTCCAATGGATTATGAAGATTTTGTCAGAGGTTGCCATCTCGGGGTCTTCCCCTCCTACTATGAGCCCTGGGGATACACACCAG CTGAGTGCACAGTTATGGGAATTCCATCTATCTCAACCAACCTGTCAGGCTTTGGCTGTTTCATGGAGGAACACATAGCAGACCCCTCAGCATATG GTATTTACATCCTGGACCGTCGGTTTCGGGGGATCGACGAGTCCTGTAACCAGCTCACTTCCTTCCTGTTCCAGTTCTGCAAGCAGAGCCGGCGCCAGAGGATCATCCAGAGGAACCGCACTGAGCGGCTAAGTGATCTCTTGGACTGGAGATACCTCGGCAGG TATTACATAGCTGCTCGTCACATGGCCCTGGCTAAAGCCTTCCCTGATACCTACATATATGAACTTCATGAGCCCACTTCA ACCTCTGGCTTCCGTTACCCTCGACCAGCCTCTGTGCCgccatctccatctctgtctcgcCACTCCTCCCCGCACCATAGCGAGGCTGAAGACAACGATGAAGAAGAACGCTACGACGAGGATCTGGAGGCAGAAAAGGACCGAGTGAACATCCGCCAGCCCTACACTACACCATTCAAAAATAAGTCTTCCGCAGTCCATGGGGCCAACGGGAACAGCGATGAGGTCACGGGCGAGAAGAATTGA